Genomic window (Marinobacter fonticola):
GAGGAAAAAAATGCAATCCGTGATGACTGGTTGATTCTTCCACTACTTCTTCGATTGAGTTCGTCATGGCGTGTCAATAGCCGATTGACGCCCTGTCGGATGCGTTTCATAAGGGTGCCCTAGCTGTGGTCTAACTTTGATAGAGCAATTCCCAGGCCAAATGAAAAGCAGTGATTTTTATATTTTATTTCAAATGGTTATATTTCGGTGTGAGTCAGGGCGTTGAGTTCGTCCGGTCATTCTTTAATTTGAACGCGTTTTACTCCGCAAATTGCGTTGCAAATCGCAAATACGAAAGTTTAGGACCAACCCGACGCTTGCCAACTTTGGCGTTTTCGATAGAGTGTCGAAGCGCTAACCTCGAGCAATGCTGCAGCTCGTGGAACATTACCTCCACAGATATCGATTGCACGCTCGATAATTTTCTTTTCTTCCAGCCATAGCGGGCGTATGGACTCCTGAGTATCTGAGTCCCGCCGCTGCCCCTGCTGTTCATCCTGCGAGGTGCTATCTTCCGGCTGGATTGAAGACCTCAGGCTCCGGTCTATCCGACCGTTCAGGTAATCGGGGACCAAGTCCGGTGTAACTGTGCTGGAATTGCCCATTACGACCATATTAAGAATGGTATTTTCAAGCTCTCTGACGTTACCAGGCCAAGGATAATTCATGATCATTCGTTCCACTTCTGGATGGAAACCGTCAACGGTTTTACCGTTTTTTGTGGCCTGGGTAGCGAGCATCTGGCGGGCAATGAGGCGGATGTCTTCCCCTCGTTCTCTTAACGGCGGCAGACGTAACGGAATGACATGAAGTCGATAATATAAGTCTTCGCGGAAACGTCCCGCTTTCACTTCCGCTAGTGGATCACGGTTGGTGGCGCAGACAAACCGTATATCTACTTTCTTCGTTACGCTAGAACCTACGCGTTGAAATGTACCGGTCTGGATAAATCGTAGGAGTTTGCTTTGGAGATCAAGGTCCATTTCGCATAGCTCGTCGAGGAACAAAGTACCTCCATCGGCCATGGAGGCTGCACCCTCACGTTCCGACGACGCGCCCGTAAAAGCACCTTTGACATGGCCGAAAATCTCGCTTTCCATTAGATCTTTAGGAATAGCTGCGCAGTTAATCGTAACGAACGGCCCGCTGTTGCGGTTGCTACGCCGATGAATGGCTTCAGCACAGAGCTCTTTACCGGTGCCGCTTTCGCCAGTAATGAAGATACTGGCTTGGCTTGGACCAGCCGTTTCGATAATCCGGTAGACACTTTGCATTACTGGCGAGGCACCGATCAGCCCTTCAAACCGATCCCGTTCCAGCTGCTTCTGGTATTCATCAACCATGTCGGCCAAGTGGTGCTGGCGAAGAACGTTTTGCACAGTGACCAGTAGACGATTGGATTCAATGGGCTTCGAAAGAAAATCAGATGCCCCTAGCCGCATCGCCTCTATGGCGGTTTCTGCGGAGTCACTGGCGGTGGCGACAATCGTTGACAGCGAATTTTTGTCTTTAACAATGGCTTTCAGAATATCAAAACCATGAATGTCAGGTAGCGTCAGGTCCAGAACAAGCAAATCATACTGCTGACTACGGAGCGCGCTGAGCCCTTCTTTACCCAGGCCGACCAGGGTAACGTCGTAGCCCGCATTGATCAGATATTCCCGATAGAGCAAACCCAGAAGTTCGCTGTCCTCTATAACCAGAATCCTGGCTTTAACGTCTGTTGCCGTCATTGTTGGTAACCTCACCGTACCCATTTAGTCTACGTTGCCAAATTGGGATCCATAGACCTTTAGCGTCTTATGCGTTACCTCTTCCAATTCAGGAATTAGATTCGCCACCTTTTCTTTATCCATGCGTTTGCAGCTCTGCTCGATTTCCTTACAGAGACTGGCAAGATAGACTGCCCCGAATGTGGATGCGTTGCTTTTTATGGTATGAGCTTCATCCTCGACCCGATGACAGTCTCCACGCGCGAAAGCGTCAAGTAATTCGTTGAGTCGGCGTTCAACCTCCCTGATGAACACTTGGACCATGCGGTCAACAACTGACTCTGAAGTTTCAGTTATCAATCGGTCAACAATCGTGGCGTCCATCAACGATAACGTTGTTTTTTCCATGCGCCCTGTCTCTCCTGCACTAGCGAGCTGCTGCTCAATCGCTGCGGTCAATTCATCAATCTGGAAAGGCTTACCGATAAAAGCATCCATCCCTACGCGTTTGCAGCGTACCTCATCCTCTTTAGTGGCGTTGGCGGTTAGAGCAATGATCGGGATAGACGCATAATCAGCGCCGCTTTGTCTGATACGGCGTGTAGCTTCGAGCCCATCCATGATGGGCATTCTTAGATCCATCAGGACCAGGTCAAAAGCCTGTTGGTCGAGTGCTTCGAGAACTTCATTGCCATTATTGGCAACCCAAATCCGGTAGCCTCTCTTTTCAAGCATCGTTGTGGCAACCAACTGATTGGCCTGGCTATCTTCTGCAAGAAGAATATGTACATCGCCCCCGCTCGCTTCGGGATAGCATTCGCCAAAATCTGTTTGTTCGATAATTTGTTGAGGGGGCTGCGGGGTGTCGTCGAGACAAATCAACTCCCTCAGCCGTGAGTAATGAACTGGTTTAATTAATACGCTATCCGCACGAAGGCGTTGCTCCGTAGGTATGCTTGAGAACGTTTTCTTGTCCACGAGCAGCACAATGCGGTCGTAATCAGAAGCTGAATTCGTCTTTTTTGATGTATCCATCAACTGAATGTCATCCACAAACAACCAGGTTTTTTCATATTGTTTTTGGATAGCCATGTCGGAGGACATCTCAACGTTAAAACCTAAACTGCTGAGTTGCGTTCGTAAAGCTGTCTGAAATACAGCGTTTCTGGAGAGAACCACAGCGTTGAGCTCCGTTTCGAGGGGAAGCCTATCCTGAACCGAGCAAGCCATGGGAATGTCAAACGTAAAGCGGCTCCCCTGATCGACCACACTATCCAGCCTAAACCGCCCCCCCATTCGTTCGACCAGTTCCTTGCAAATCGCTAACCCGAGGCCACTTCCGCCATGAAGTGTCGCGTCGGTGCTATCTACCTGGGTGAAAGCATCAAAAATTGTATCCCGCTTGTTCCTCGGAATGCCGATTCCGGTGTCTTCGACACTAAACTCGATTCGGTAACCGTCTTCAATCGTCTCTGCCAGTTTGGCAGTCAAGGTTACGCCGCCTCGATCAGTGAATTTAAGTGCGTTGTCGACGAGGTTAGCCAATACCTGGCGAAGGCGAACCGAATCGCCGAAACATTGCATATCCACATTGGGGTCAGCGACAAGGCATAAGGCGACCTGGGTTTGATCTACATGCAGCGACTTAATATCGAGGACACTTTCTAGCACATCGATTACGTTAAACCGCTCGGTGTTGAGCTCAAGTGTTCCTGACTCTATTCGGGCAAAATCAAGGATATTGTTCACGAGCGAGAGGAGCACGTTGGATGATTGTTTAGCCGACTCAGCAAAGACCACTTGCTGCGGGTTCAGGTCAGTGCTCATCAAGAGGTCGACACACCCCATCGTTGCATTAAGAGGCGACCGGATTTCGTGGGTTACGTGAGACAGGAAGTTGGACTTGGCAAAATTGGCCTTTTCTGCCGCCTCTTTAGCTTCCAGCAGACTCAGCTCCGTCAGCTGCTGCTCACGTAGATCCCGGAGCAGAAGGGTCGTGTACTCTTTGTTGGTCCAACGAAAGTGTGATGTCCGGTAGCTCACAGGGATATGGCTCCCATCCGCTCCGGTCAGAGTAAGCAGCTTGATACCCGACGCCTGTCCACGTTCGTTAGCGCCATTTTGGCTCTGTGCAGGTAATTCAAATGCCTGTTCCGAGAAGGCGGTCTTAAGCGTTGTATCCACATGCTGGTCAACAAGCGCTCCGCGGGTACGGCCCAGCATGACCTCAGCGCTGGGATTGGCGTCGACGATGATGCCGTGTTCATCCAACACAAGAATGCTGTCGAGACTAGCCACTGTAATAGCTTTGTGAAGAAGCTCCCGTCGCTGGATCTCGGAATGGGTCGACAGTTCTGTTGTCAGATCTTTGAAAGCCAGGACTAGATACCGACCAGAAGGTCTGGCAATGCTTGCAGCAGATAGGTCGACCCACACAGATGAACCGGCGGCTCCAAGCTGGAGTTTTCCGAGGTTCTGACGGGTTCCCAGCTTATGGTCGATGACTTGCTGCAGAACCCGTAGAGCGTCATGCCATTGGCTATCTAAAGTGAATATCGAGGCTAGTGGCCTGCCGAGCATCTCACCTGCGGAAAACTTGAGGGTGCGCGCTGCAGCTTCATTTATATCCTGAACAGACATTTGTTCGTCAACAAGAATAATGCCGTCAGTCACTGTATTTAGAAGCAACTCCAGGCTGGCTTCACGCTCTTTCAGAGCGTTGACTGCCTCGGAAGTTGCCTCGAAAGCGGAGTCTCGGTCTTTTTCGCGAAGCTCAACCATTGCCGCCATTCTATTGAATGCGTGGGCGACATCATGAAACTCACTGGCTTTGGGAAAATAAAGCTGTTTGCGCGACAGGCCGCTAGCCATGGTGTCCAACTGTTCGCGAAACTTTTTCAGATCTCGAATAAGGTATCGGCCCAGAAACCAAGAAAGTATGCCTACGAGAAGCACTTCGATGGCAGCTATGAAGATCAGTTTACTGCGGGCGTCACTGACCATGGCCGTGGCTTTGGCTGTTGAAATACCGGTCTCCAGCCGTCCAACGGCAAAACTGTCGACATAAATGAGCTTATGCACATCGAAAATGCCGTCATCGACATCCGTGAAGGATGAATCTGGACTTCTGACATCATCATTGTTTCGAACAATGCCGTATTCAATCAGTACCCGAGTCTCGTCTGAGATGCGCAAGTAAAGACTGTCGTTTTTTTCCATGTAATGCCGAGCAATGGCCTCCAGGCTAGCAATATCAGATGATAGCACCGCGTCACGTACCAACAAGGCGAGCTCCGCTGCATGCGACTCCACACTCTGAACGAAGGCTTGACGGCTCGTGTTTTCGAGAAAGTTGACGCTGGTAGCAACCAGACCAATCAGAACAAGTGATTCGACGAGGGCGATTGCTATAATGATTTTTAAGCGGTAAGGCATAGCATCTGCTCAAAGGTCGAGGTAGTGGTGGAGATTCCCTTCCAGCAAAGACCAATCAAGTGCGCGAAGCACATCAAATTCACTATCAGCAACAGTCCGGAATGCCGGAATGTTGAGCGCTTTAAGCAGCGTCCTGCCTTCATCCGTTTCGACTAGATCCACGAGCGCGCTGGTAATACTCTCCCGATCCTTTTCGGGGAGGCTGTCCAACGCTGCGATCGGGTGGGAGATATACGCATCAGAACGCCACAGCACCTTTAACTGATCACGCACTTCCGGCCCCATA
Coding sequences:
- a CDS encoding sigma-54-dependent transcriptional regulator; the protein is MTATDVKARILVIEDSELLGLLYREYLINAGYDVTLVGLGKEGLSALRSQQYDLLVLDLTLPDIHGFDILKAIVKDKNSLSTIVATASDSAETAIEAMRLGASDFLSKPIESNRLLVTVQNVLRQHHLADMVDEYQKQLERDRFEGLIGASPVMQSVYRIIETAGPSQASIFITGESGTGKELCAEAIHRRSNRNSGPFVTINCAAIPKDLMESEIFGHVKGAFTGASSEREGAASMADGGTLFLDELCEMDLDLQSKLLRFIQTGTFQRVGSSVTKKVDIRFVCATNRDPLAEVKAGRFREDLYYRLHVIPLRLPPLRERGEDIRLIARQMLATQATKNGKTVDGFHPEVERMIMNYPWPGNVRELENTILNMVVMGNSSTVTPDLVPDYLNGRIDRSLRSSIQPEDSTSQDEQQGQRRDSDTQESIRPLWLEEKKIIERAIDICGGNVPRAAALLEVSASTLYRKRQSWQASGWS
- a CDS encoding ATP-binding protein, with translation MPYRLKIIIAIALVESLVLIGLVATSVNFLENTSRQAFVQSVESHAAELALLVRDAVLSSDIASLEAIARHYMEKNDSLYLRISDETRVLIEYGIVRNNDDVRSPDSSFTDVDDGIFDVHKLIYVDSFAVGRLETGISTAKATAMVSDARSKLIFIAAIEVLLVGILSWFLGRYLIRDLKKFREQLDTMASGLSRKQLYFPKASEFHDVAHAFNRMAAMVELREKDRDSAFEATSEAVNALKEREASLELLLNTVTDGIILVDEQMSVQDINEAAARTLKFSAGEMLGRPLASIFTLDSQWHDALRVLQQVIDHKLGTRQNLGKLQLGAAGSSVWVDLSAASIARPSGRYLVLAFKDLTTELSTHSEIQRRELLHKAITVASLDSILVLDEHGIIVDANPSAEVMLGRTRGALVDQHVDTTLKTAFSEQAFELPAQSQNGANERGQASGIKLLTLTGADGSHIPVSYRTSHFRWTNKEYTTLLLRDLREQQLTELSLLEAKEAAEKANFAKSNFLSHVTHEIRSPLNATMGCVDLLMSTDLNPQQVVFAESAKQSSNVLLSLVNNILDFARIESGTLELNTERFNVIDVLESVLDIKSLHVDQTQVALCLVADPNVDMQCFGDSVRLRQVLANLVDNALKFTDRGGVTLTAKLAETIEDGYRIEFSVEDTGIGIPRNKRDTIFDAFTQVDSTDATLHGGSGLGLAICKELVERMGGRFRLDSVVDQGSRFTFDIPMACSVQDRLPLETELNAVVLSRNAVFQTALRTQLSSLGFNVEMSSDMAIQKQYEKTWLFVDDIQLMDTSKKTNSASDYDRIVLLVDKKTFSSIPTEQRLRADSVLIKPVHYSRLRELICLDDTPQPPQQIIEQTDFGECYPEASGGDVHILLAEDSQANQLVATTMLEKRGYRIWVANNGNEVLEALDQQAFDLVLMDLRMPIMDGLEATRRIRQSGADYASIPIIALTANATKEDEVRCKRVGMDAFIGKPFQIDELTAAIEQQLASAGETGRMEKTTLSLMDATIVDRLITETSESVVDRMVQVFIREVERRLNELLDAFARGDCHRVEDEAHTIKSNASTFGAVYLASLCKEIEQSCKRMDKEKVANLIPELEEVTHKTLKVYGSQFGNVD